Proteins found in one Parasteatoda tepidariorum isolate YZ-2023 chromosome 7, CAS_Ptep_4.0, whole genome shotgun sequence genomic segment:
- the LOC107450809 gene encoding calpain small subunit 1-like produces MNPLLKFLLMSLGILSCLANIGMTLDTGDLLGGVLGGGGSSGVGGLLGGLLGGGNSGGNSGGNNPFAGKNVECGSVNDGRLIGDVVVLGNSRRYRCG; encoded by the exons ATGAATCCTCTGCTAAAATTCTTGTTGATGTCTTTGGGCATTTTATCGTGTCTTGCAAACATTG GAATGACTTTAGACACTGGTGACTTATTAGGTGGAGTATTGGGAGGTGGAGGATCATCCGGAGTCGGTGGCTTATTGGGTGGATTATTGGGCGGAGGAAATTCAGGAGGAAATTCTGGAGGAAATAATCCATTTGCTGGAAAGAATGTGGAATGCG GTTCAGTAAACGATGGAAGATTAATAGGTGATGTAGTCGTTCTTGGAAACTCTAGAAGATATAGATGTGGATAA